GATGTGCAGCACCGTGCGGCGGGCCGACCAGCTCGCACCCGCGGCGAACCACGGCGCGGCGGGCAGCGGGTGCGCGACGTTCAGGTCGGGCAGCCCGGCCACCAGTTCGTCGGTGGCGCGCGCCACCACCTCGTATGCGTGCAGCACTCCGGCCAGGGTCTCGCCCGGCAGCAGCCGGTACTCGTCCGCGCGGGCCCGGTAGTCGGCCTCGGTGAAGTTGTTGAAGTCGGGCAGCGCGGCCGGGCCGTCGACGATGAACGCCGCCCACAGCCGCTCCACCGAGGTGACGTGCTTGATCAGACCGCCCAGGCACAGCTCGCTGACCGTGGTGCGGCGACCGGCCTGCTCGTCGTCCAGGCCGCGGGTGGTCAGCCGCAGGAAGTGCCGGGCCACGCCCAGCTCCGCCAGCAGGTCGGTGTGCTCACCGGTCCGGCCCTCGGCGGTGGCGGCGGGGTACTGGCCAACAGTGGTCTCGGTCATGGTGGTGCCTCTCCCGTGGTGCGGTCGACTTCCTGCCTTCGGGTTCCACGCTACGGACCGATGCGGCCACTTTCCGTCCGCAATTGCCGGAGGATGGGAACCATGGCCGACACCAGCGCCCGCACCCTGCGACTGCTCACCCTGCTCCAGTCCCACCGCTTCTGGCCGGGCGAGGAACTCTCCGGGCGGCTCGGCGTGTCCGCCCGCACCCTGCGCCGGGACATCGACCGGCTGCGCGAACTCGGCTACCCGGTGGAGGCCCGGCGCGGCGTCGACGGCGGCTACCAGCTGGCCGCGGGCGCGGCCCTGCCGCCGCTGGTCATCGACGACGAGGAGGCGGTGGCGCTCGCCGTCGGGCTGCAGGCCGCCGCGGACGGCGCGGTCGAAGGCATCGCGGAGGCCTCGGTGCGGGCCCTCGCCAAGGTGGTGCAGGTGATGCCGGCCCGGCTGCGCCGCCGGGTGGAGGCGCTCCGGGCGGTCACCGTGCCGGCCTCCTGGCGCGGCGGCGCCGAGGCCCGGATCGACCCGGACGCGCTCACCGCCGTCGCACTGGCCTGCCGCGACACCGAACGGCTCCGGTTCCGCTACGCCGCCGCGGACGGCGCCGGCACCGAACGGCACGTCGAGCCGCACCGCCTGGTCCGGCTCGGCCGCCGCTGGTACCTGGTCGCCTACGACCTCACCCGGCAGGACTGGCGCACCTTCCGCCTGGACCGCCTCGCCGCCCCCGACCCGACCGGCGCCCGATTCCTGCCCCGCGCCCTCCCGGCCGCCGACGCCGCGGAGTTCGTCCGGGCCGGGCTCACCGGCCAGCCCCGCCCGCACCAGGTCGACGTCCTCGTCGACGCCCCCGCCCCGACGGTCCGTCAGCGCCTGGGCAGCTGGGCCGAGGTGACGCCCACCGGTCCCGAGCGCTGCCGGGTGCTGATGAGCTCCGACTCGCTGGACTGGCCGGCGATGGCCATCGGCTCGCTGGACGCCGACTTCACCGTCGTCTCCCCGCCCGAACTCGCCGCCCTGCTGCGCAGCTGGGGCGAACGCTTCACCCGCTGCGCCGCCGAACCCGACGGCCGGGCAGAATCGGCACGGTGACGACCCCCCAGCTGCTCACCCCCGCCGAGGCCGCCGAACGCTCGGGCTTCAGCCTGGACACCCTGCGCTACTACGAGCGGATCGGCCTGCTCACCGCCATCTCCCGCGCCACCAGCGGCCACCGCCGGTTCAGCGGCGACGACCTGGCGTGGCTGACCATCCTGCGCTGCCTGCGCGACACCGGCATGCCGATCGCCGACATGCGCCGCTACGCCGAACTCGCCCGCGACCACGGTCCCGACAGCCTCCGCGACCGGATCGCCCTGCTGGAGAAGCACGACACCGCCGTCAACGACCAGATCGCGCTGCTGGAACGCCAGCGCTCCCACCTGCGCGACAAGATCGACTACTACCGCAGCGTGCTCGACGCCGACTGACCGAAGGGCCCGGCCCGAGCCGGGCCCCCGGGGGCGTCAGCCCATGGTCTTCTGCCCGTCCAGGGACTCCCGGAGGATGTCGGCGTGGCCGGCGTGCTGCGCGGTCTCCGCGATCACGTGCAGCAGGACGCGGCGCACGCTCCAGCTGGCGCCGGGCTCGAACCAGGGGGCGGCGGGCAGGGCCTGCTCGCCGTCCAGGTCGAGGGTGGCCACCAGGCTGTCGGTGTGCTCGGCGACGGCCCGGTAGCGCTCCAGCAGCACGTCCAGGGTCTCGCCGGGCAGCATCCGGAACTGGTCGGCCCAGGCGTCGGCGTCCTCCGGGGCGCCCTCGGCGCGCATCGCCTCGGCGCCGCCGACCGCGAACCGCAGCCAGCGCTCCTCGGTCCCGGCGACGTGCTTGATCAGCCCGCCGATGGTCAGTTCGCTGACCGTGGTGCGCTGCTGGGCCTGATCGTCCGTCAGGCCCCGTGCGGTGAAGCGCAGGAACCCGCGGTGCTTGTCGAGCGAAGCGAGCAGGTCGGCGCGTTCGCCGGTGAGCTCGGGAAGCGGAGCGCCCATCGGTTCAGGCCACCTCCACCATGCTCGGCTGCTCGCCCTCCGCCGCGTTCGGGTCGATCACCGAGAAGGCCGCGCCCTGCGGGTCGACGAAGGACGCGAACCGCCCGAACGGGCTGGTCATCGGCCCGAACACGAGCTGCCCGCCGGCCTTGGCCACCCGGGCCGCCGCCGCGTCGCAGTCCTCCACCACGAAGTACACGCTGATGAACGGCGGCACCTGGGCCGGCACCTGCGGCCCCATGCCCATCGAGCCGAGCGCAGGGGTTTCGTCGAGGCTGTAGACGCTGTAGTCCACGTTGTCGTCGACGATCTTCTGAACCCGGTACGGGAACACCTGCGGGAAGAAGGAGTTGGCTGCGGCGGTGTCCCGGGTGAACACCTCCGCCCAGCCGTAGCTGCCGGGCGCGTCCCGCAGTTCGAAGCCCTTGTGGTCACCGCCCTGCCAGAGGCCGAACACCACGCCGGCCGGGTCCTGGGCGATCGCCATCGAACCGAAACTGCCGACCTGCATCGGGTCCATCAGCACGGTGCCGCCGGCCGCCCGGACCCGCTCGGCGGCGGCCGCGACGTCGGACGAGGCCAGGTAGAGCACCCACGCCGAGTGCCCCTCCTGCCCGGGCATCGGCGGGACCACCGCGGCCACCGCCTTGCCGTCCTTCAGCGCCTGCGTGTAGTTGCCGAACTCGGACGAGGCCTCGCCGAACGTCCAGCCCAGCACCTCGCCGTAGAAGGCCTTGGCGCCGTCCAGGTCGGCGAACATCGCGTCCGCCCAGACCGGGGTGCCCTCGGGTTGCGCTGCCATGGTGCGTCTCCCACCGCTGTCGGGGATCGGGGATCCGGGGCCCGGCCCCGGGGAAAGCACGTTCGCTGCCACGCTAGCCAGTGCCCGTGACAGTCGCCCGGCGGCGCGCTCGGCGGGACTCCGACGGCCTGTTGCACGGCAGTGACAGTGCGCGCACGGATCGAGGTCATCGACCTGTGAATATTTGGTCATCGCCCCGAACGGCGGCCCGGAGGAACGGACCGCGAACGAGCCGGGGCGGACCACCGACCACCGTTCCTGGGGGGAACCATCCATGTCCGCGCCCGCCCGCCTCCGCCGCTCCGCCGCCGTCGCCCTCGTCTCCGCGATCACCGCCGGCTCCGCCCTGCTGCTGACCGCCTGCGACCCCTCGGCCGACGCGGGCAGCGCCCAGCTCAACTCCACCGCCACCCCGAGCCACCAGGCCTCCGCCTCCGCCTCCGCCGCCGCCCCGACCGGCTCCGCACCCGCGCCGAGCACCTCGGCCACCCCGGGCACCGCCGCTTCCGCGTCGCCGAGCGCCGCCGCGTCCACCCCGGCCAAGTCGTCCGCCAAGCCTTCCGCCGCCGCCCTCAACCTGACCAAGGGCACCGGACTGACCATCAGCAACGGCACGCGCTACGTGGTGATGGACGGCGCCGTCGTCGACTTCGGCACCGTGGTCCGCGACCTCGCCTGGTCCCCCGACGGCAAGCACGCCGCCTTCGTCGACGGCAACGGCAACCTCCAGACCGCCGACCCCGACGGCAGCCACAAGACCCTGATCGCCAAGGCCCCCTCCGGCGTCACCTGGTCCCACCCCACCTGGCAGGTCTACGTCCCGACCCCGGACATGCCGTACGTCCAGGCCAAGAACAACCTGCTGTTCACCGCGGACGACCACGGCACGCTGCGGCTGCTGGGCGTCCCGGCGCAGGCGGGGGCCACCCCGAACGTGCTGCGGCTGAACACCTACAGCGACGATGACGCCAAGCCGCTGCCGCAGACCGGCAACCAGTGGCCGAACAGCGGCGGCAAGTACGGCTCCGCGGCGTACGCCAACCAGGAGGACGGCCAGGTCTACCTGCGCGACGACTACCTGCGCCAGCAGGGCATGGCGGTCACCGCGGGCTCCCAGCCGGACCTCTCGGACGAGGGCGACCTGGTGTTCGTCCGCTCGGTCGGCGGCCACGACCACCTGTTCGTCAAGAAGGACGGCTTCGGCGGCCCCGAGCAGGACCTGACGCCGGACGCGAGCGTCGACTACACGGAGCCGGTGTTCTCCCGCGACACCAAGACCGTCGCCTTCCGCGGCCCGGACGGCATCTGGACCGTCCCCGCCACCGGCGGCAAGCCCGTCAAGGTCTCCGACACCGTCGGCCTCCCCGCGTACCGCTCCTGACGCGTCTGCCACCTCCGCCCGGTCCGGTCGGCAACCGCCGGGCGGGCCGGACCGACGGAGCATCAAATAGCGTGTAGAGAACTTGAGTTCGTCTGTTGCGCGGCGGTGACAATGCGCTCACGCAGCCAGGTCATCGGCCTGCGAATCTCTACTCATCGCCCCGGACGACCGACCGCAAGGGGCAGCGAATCGACCGAAGATCCCGGGGGGAACCATCCATGTCCGCGCACACCCGCCTCCGCCGCTCCGCCGCCGTCGCCCTCGTCTCCGCGCTCACCACCGGGTCCGCGCTGCTGCTGACCGCCTGCGACCCGGAGGGCGAGAGCACCGCCAGCGCCACCACCGCCGCGCCGAACGCCACCGCACCGGCCACGTCCGGTGGTTCGGCCTCCGCCGGCCCGGCCAAGGGCGGCTCGCTGAACAAGACCGCCGGCACCGGACTGACCGTCAGCACCGGCACCGGCACCGTGCTGATGGACGGCAGGTCCGTCGACTTCGGCACCGTGGTCCGCGACCTCGCCTGGTCCCCCGACGGCAAGCACGCCGCCTTCGTCGACGGCAACGGCAACCTCCAGACCGCCGACCCCGACGGCAGCCACAAGACCCTGATCGCCAAGGCCCCGTCCGGTGTCACCTGGTCCCACCCCACCTGGCAGGTGACCAGCAAGGACGACTACGACGAGGGCCGCAACAACCTGATCTTCACCGCGGACGACCACGGCACCCTGCGACTGCTCGGCGTCGCCGCGAAGGCCGGCAGCACCCCGGCCGTGCTGCGGCTGGGCTCCTACGGCGACGAGGACTCCAAGCCGGTGCCGCAGACGGCCAACCAGTGGCCCAGCTCCACGGGTGCGCACGGCACGATCGTGTACGCCAACCAGACCGAGGGCCAGGTTTACATCCGCGACGACTACCTGCGGCAGCAGGGCGGCCCGGTCACCAAGGGTTCGCAGCCCGCCGCCGACGACCAGGGCGACCTGGTGTTCGTCCGCTCGGTCGGCGGCCACGACCACATCTTCGCCCGCGCCAACGACGAGGCCCGCCAGGAGCGCGACCTGACGCCGGACGCCACCGTCGACTACACCGAGCCGGTGATCTCCCACAACGGGCAGACCGTGGCCTTCCGTGGCCCGGACGGCGTCTACACGCTCCCCGCCAAGGGCGGAAAGCCCGAGAAGGTCACCGACACCGTCGGCCTGCCCGCCTACCGGTCCTGAGCGATCCGCTCCAACTCAGCCCGTAGGTTCGGAAGTTGATCGTCCGCTGTGTCGTGCGGCAGCCACTCGACCGGGTCCACGAAGCGGAACAGCACCCGGTTCGGGGTGATCGCGAACTCGTAGTCGGCGAAGCCGACCACCGCGCCCAGCTCGCCCCGGGCGGCCCCCCGCACCACGTGCGCGGTGAGCCCGTCCGGGGCCCCGGAACGGTCGGCCGTCACCCGGCGGCGGGCGTTCGGCCGGGCCAGGTACGGGCAGACCATCGCGGCGTACAGCATGCAGGCCCGGTGGCCGGGGCCCTCCATGGTCGGCGCCATGTTCCGGTACGGACGCCCGGCGGCCAGCGCCTCGCCGATCGCGGCGGCCTCGGCCCCGCCGACCACCCGCCACACCGGGCCGCGCGGCATCAGCGTGTTGCACACCGAGCACAGCCGCTCCCGGGCGCAGGCGGCCGACCGCTCGTAGTCGGTCAGCGCGAACTGCGGCTGTCCGGCCTCCCACGGGGTGATCGCGGGCACCGGGTAGCCGCGCTCGTCACGCGGGCGGGCCTCCACGGCGGGCGGCTTGGGGACGGTATCGAAACGCATGCCCCCATGACTATCACGCCCCGCCGGTCAGCCCCGGGGCACCGCGTACTCGGTCAACTCGGCACTTCCCGGCACGAGTTGCGCCCACTCCTCGGGCACCGCCAGCACCGCTACACCGGCCGTGGAGAACTTCTCCCGGATCCGCTCCAGCGTCCCGGCCGCCCACTCCCCGGTCAGCTCCAGCACCAGGTCCTGCACCTCCGGCCGGTGCCCGACCAGCAGCACGGTGCGCACCACCGGCGGCAACTCCCGCAGCAGATCGATCAGTTCGCCCACCTCGGCGCGGTACGCCCGGGGTTCCAGGACGAGTTCGGGCGCGCCGCCGAGCTCCGGCTCGGCCAGCTCCCAGGTCTGCCGGGTGCGCACCGCCGTCGAGCACAGCACCCGGTCCGGCACCAGGTCCTGCGCCGCCAGCCAGCGTCCGGCCGCGACCGCGTCGGCCCGGCCGCGCTCGGCCAGCGGGCGCAACTCGTCGGGGACGTCCGGCCAGTCCGCCTTGGCGTGCCGCAGCACGATCACCCGTCGCTGTTCCGTCATCCCCCCAGTGTGGCCCGGCCCGCCCAGCGCGTGTTGCGGGACGCGCCGCCGGGCGGCGGCTGCCAGGATGGAAGGCCCGAGCTCCGGAAAGGCCCCGCCATGGCTGTCACCGTCCACCTCGCCCAGCAGGACGACGCCGACGAACTGCTCGGCCGCAGCCCGCTGGCCGCCCTGACCGGCATGCTCCTCGACCAGCAGGTGCCGATGGAGAAGGCGTTCAGCGGCCCGCTGGTGATCGCCCGGCGCCTCGGCGCCGACGACCTCGACGCGCACGCCATCGCCGCCGCCGACCCGGAGGCGTTCGCCGCACTGTTCGCCGAGAAGCCCGCCGTCCACCGCTTCCCCGGCTCGATGGCCAAGCGGGTGCAGCAGCTCTGCGCCTACCTGGTCGAGCACTACGACGGCGACGCCGAGGCGGTCTGGCGCGACGCCGCCACCGGCAAGGAGCTGCTGACCAGGCTGAAGGCGCTGCCCGGCTTCGGCGTGCAGAAGGCGCAGATCTTCCTGGCCCTGCTCGGCAAGCAGTACGGCGTCCGCCCGGCCGGCTGGCGCGAGGCGGCGGGCGGGTACGGCGAGGAGGGCAGCTTCCGCTCGGTCGCCGACATCACCGGCCCGGAGTCGCTGCTGAAGGTGCGCGCCACCAAGCAGGAGGCCAAGCGCGCCGCGAAGGCCGGGAGCTGACCGCTCCCGGCCCGATCCGCCGTCACGGGGCGGACTGGTACTCCACGGTGAGCACGGCGCGGCCGAGCGCGTGCGCGGTCAGGTTGAAGCCGACCTGCGCGGCCGGGGTGTCCGGCCCGACGTCGAGGGCCGGCACGTCCAGGGCGTGCACCACGAACACGTAGCGGTGGGCCGGCCCGGGCGGCGGGGCGGCGCCGTCGTAGCGGTGGCCCGGGAAGTCGTTGCGGACGTGGAACGCCCCGCCGGGCAGCCCGCCGTCGTCCGCCCCCGCGCCGCGCGGCAGCTCGGTGGTGCCCGCGGGCAGGTTGACGGCCAGCCAGTGCCACCAGCCGGCCGCGGTCGGCGCGTCCGGGTCGTAGCAGGTCACCGCGAACGACCTGGTCCCCGCCGGGAAGCCCGACCAGGACAGCTGCGGCGAGGTGTTCCCCGCCGCGTGCACGTGGGCGTCCGGCATGGTCGCGCCGTCCACCAGGTCCTCGCTGCGCAGCTCGAACGCCGGCACCGGCGGCAGGAAATCGTACGGAAGCGGGATGCGCGCGGTCATCGTTCACCGTCCTCGTCGAAGGTGTGCGGGGGTACCGGCGCAGTCTACGGAGCGTCAGCTTCCGCCCAGGGCGTCGACCGCCGCGCCGAGCACGGTGTCCACCCGACCGAGGTCGAAGACCAGGTCGAAGTGGTTGCGGCCGCCGACCAGCAGCTCGTGCACCGCCACCCCGGCGGTCCGGGCCGCCTGGGTGAACTCGGCCTGCTGCCGGCCGAACTCGTCCGTCTCGTGCTCCCCGATCGCCACCACCAGCGGCGGCAGGCCCGACAGGTCCGCGTGCAGCGGGCTGAGCCTCCTGGCCCGCTCCGCGTCCAGCCCGAGCGGCTGGTTGACGTACGTCAGCGAGATCGGCTCCAGGTCGAACACGCCGCTGAGCAGCGCCGCCCCGGCGAACCGGCCGCGCAGCCGGGGGTCCAGCAGGGCGTTGGCCACCAGGTGAGCCCCCGCGGAGCTGCCGCTGAGCACCACCCGGGCCGGGTCGACGCCCAGCTCCCCGGCGTGCGCCAGCAGCCACACCAGCGCCTCGGTGACCTGCCCGGCGATCTGCTCCAGGGTCCAGTGCGGCGCCAGCCCGTAGCCGACGGCCGCGAACGCGGTGCCGTGCGGGACGAAGTCCAGCGCCGGGAAGACCGAGTCCTCCTTGCCGAGCTCCTGCCAGTAGCCGCCGTGCACGAACACGTGCAGCGGCGCGCCCGGCCGGGCCGGGAAGAAGTCGATCAGCTCCGGCCCGTCCGGCCCGTACCGCAGCTCCCGGTACCCGGCCAGCTCCTGGTAGGCCCGGCGGCTCACGCCCGCGTACGCGGCGAGTTCGGCGTCGAAGTCCGCGACCTTGCTGCTCGGCGAGTACTCGCGGTCGAGTTCCCGCTGGTCGTAGCCCCGGTACACCGTCATCGCGCCGCTCTCCTCACCCAACCAGGTATAGACCAATACGGGAGAGCGCGGTTAGCGTGGTCACTCCCCGTACTTCCTTCTCCGGAGTTGCCCCGTGGAGACGTCCGTCCTCGCCTTCGCCACCGACCTGCTCGACGAAGGGGCCGACACCTTCTTCGGCAACCTTACCGACCGGGCCGGCGTCGGCGGCGTCACGCTCGCCTCCGTCTACCACGAGGCGCGCGACGTCTTCCCGCACAACCCGCACCGCGTCCTGCGCTACCTCGAACCCGGCGCCGCGTACTTCCGCCCCGACCCCGCCCGCTGGGCCGACCGCCGCCTCGCCCCGCTCCCCTCCACCGCCATCGGCGACCGCGACCCGTTCGCCGAGGCCACCGAGGAGACCCGCCGACGCGGCCTCAAGCTGCACGCCTGGACGGTCTTCTGCCACAACGACCGCCTCGGCTTCGCCCACCCCGACTGCGCCCCCGCCAACGCCTTCGGCGACCGCCACCTCACCGAGCTGTGCCCCGCCAACCCCGAGGTCCGCGAGTACTGCCACACCCTGGTCGAGGAACTCGCCCGCTACGGCGTCGACGCCGTCCGCGCCGAATCCCTGCACTTCCACGGCCTCGCCCACGGCTACCACCACGAGCGCTACTTCGAGGAACTCGGCCCCGTCACCGAGGCGCTGCTCTCGCTCTGCTTCTGCCCGCACTGCCTGGCCGCCGCCACCGCCGCGGGCGTCCCCGCCGAGCACGTCCGCGACACCGTCCGCACCGAGCTCCGGGCCCGCCTCGCCGACGAGACCCGCGCGCTCGCCCCCACCCCCCTGGACCAGCTGGCCGGCGGCGCCCTCGCCGCCTACGTCGACGCCTCGGCCCGCACCGTCACCACCCTCGCCGCCGAACTCGCCGCCACCGCCGCCGCCCACGGCATGCGCCTGACCTTCATGGACGGCGGCGGCCCCGGCACCGGCTGGCTCTCCGGCATCGACCTCCCCGCGCTGGCCGGCGCCGCCCACCAGATCGAGACCCTCGGCTACGCCAGGACCCCCGAGGAGGTCCGCGAGAAGGTCGCCGCCTTCGCTCTGCACGGCGTGCGCCCGCAGGACATGGCCGTCATCCTGCGTCCGATGGCCTCCGACTGCGACGGCCCCGCCAACCTCGCCGCCAAGATCGCCACGCTCCGCGGACTCGGCGTCCCGGAGGTCGAGTTCTACAACTACGGCCTGATGCGGCTCTCCTCCCTCGACCGCATCGGCCACGCGCTGCGGTAGTCAGCGCCGGCGCTTCGCGGTGCCGAACAGGCTGCGGCTGATCTCCCGCCCGAGCTGGGTGCCCGCCGACCGGGCGAACGACTTCAGCGCCGGACTGCTCAGCAGCGACCCGAACAGCCCCGCTTCCTCCTTCTCCCGCTTCCGCTCCGGCTCCGGCGCGGCCTCCGGTTCCGGCACCGCCACCGGTTCCGGTGCGGCCGGCGGCGTCGGCGCGGTGAGCTTCTCGTACGCCGACTCCCGGTCGATCGCGTCGCGGTACCGCGGGTTCAACGCGGACCCCGTCACGGCCGCAGCCAGCTGCCCGTCCGGGAGCGGGCCCATCAGCGACTCCGGCGCGCGCAGCCTGGTCGCCGCGACCGGCGTCGGCGCGCCCTTCTCCGACAGCACCGTCACCACGGCCTCGCCCGTCCCGAGCCCGGTGAGCACGGCGGCCAGGTCGTACTCGGACTTCGGGAAGGTCGACACCGTCGCCTTGAGCGCCTTCGCGTCGTCCGGGGTGAAGGCCCGCAGCGCGTGCTGCACCCGGTTGCCGAGCTGGGCCAGCACGTCGCCGGGCACGTCCTTCGGCGTCTGGGTGACGAAGAAGATCCCGACGCCCTTGGAGCGGATCAGCCGCACGGTCTGGGTGATCGCCTCCCGGAAGGACTTCGACGCGCCCTTGAACAGCAGGTGGGCCTCGTCGAAGAAGAACACCAGCTTGGGGCGGTCGAGGTCGCCGACCTCCGGCAGGTCCTGGTACAGGTCGGCGAGCAGCCACATCAGGAAGGTGGAGAACAGCCGCGGCCGATCCTGCACCGCCGGGAGTTCGAGCACCGAGACCACGCCGCGCCCGTCCTCGGCCGTCCGCAGCAGGTCGGAGGTGTCGAACTCGGGCTCGCCGAAGAACGCCCCGGCGCCCTGGTTCTCCAGCACCGTCAGCGAACGGAGGATCACCCCGGCGGTGGCGGCGGACAGCCCGCCGATGCCCTTCAGCTCGCCCTTGCCCTCCGGCGAGGTGAGGAAGGAGATGACGGAGCTCAGGTCCTTCAGGTCGTACAGCTCCAGGCCGTGCTGGTCGGCGTAGTGGAAGACCAGCG
The DNA window shown above is from Streptomyces sp. TLI_171 and carries:
- a CDS encoding YbhB/YbcL family Raf kinase inhibitor-like protein, whose translation is MTARIPLPYDFLPPVPAFELRSEDLVDGATMPDAHVHAAGNTSPQLSWSGFPAGTRSFAVTCYDPDAPTAAGWWHWLAVNLPAGTTELPRGAGADDGGLPGGAFHVRNDFPGHRYDGAAPPPGPAHRYVFVVHALDVPALDVGPDTPAAQVGFNLTAHALGRAVLTVEYQSAP
- a CDS encoding HhH-GPD-type base excision DNA repair protein, translated to MAVTVHLAQQDDADELLGRSPLAALTGMLLDQQVPMEKAFSGPLVIARRLGADDLDAHAIAAADPEAFAALFAEKPAVHRFPGSMAKRVQQLCAYLVEHYDGDAEAVWRDAATGKELLTRLKALPGFGVQKAQIFLALLGKQYGVRPAGWREAAGGYGEEGSFRSVADITGPESLLKVRATKQEAKRAAKAGS
- a CDS encoding alpha/beta hydrolase, which codes for MTVYRGYDQRELDREYSPSSKVADFDAELAAYAGVSRRAYQELAGYRELRYGPDGPELIDFFPARPGAPLHVFVHGGYWQELGKEDSVFPALDFVPHGTAFAAVGYGLAPHWTLEQIAGQVTEALVWLLAHAGELGVDPARVVLSGSSAGAHLVANALLDPRLRGRFAGAALLSGVFDLEPISLTYVNQPLGLDAERARRLSPLHADLSGLPPLVVAIGEHETDEFGRQQAEFTQAARTAGVAVHELLVGGRNHFDLVFDLGRVDTVLGAAVDALGGS
- a CDS encoding PD40 domain-containing protein, coding for MSAHTRLRRSAAVALVSALTTGSALLLTACDPEGESTASATTAAPNATAPATSGGSASAGPAKGGSLNKTAGTGLTVSTGTGTVLMDGRSVDFGTVVRDLAWSPDGKHAAFVDGNGNLQTADPDGSHKTLIAKAPSGVTWSHPTWQVTSKDDYDEGRNNLIFTADDHGTLRLLGVAAKAGSTPAVLRLGSYGDEDSKPVPQTANQWPSSTGAHGTIVYANQTEGQVYIRDDYLRQQGGPVTKGSQPAADDQGDLVFVRSVGGHDHIFARANDEARQERDLTPDATVDYTEPVISHNGQTVAFRGPDGVYTLPAKGGKPEKVTDTVGLPAYRS
- a CDS encoding MerR family transcriptional regulator, producing MTTPQLLTPAEAAERSGFSLDTLRYYERIGLLTAISRATSGHRRFSGDDLAWLTILRCLRDTGMPIADMRRYAELARDHGPDSLRDRIALLEKHDTAVNDQIALLERQRSHLRDKIDYYRSVLDAD
- a CDS encoding DinB family protein, whose protein sequence is MGAPLPELTGERADLLASLDKHRGFLRFTARGLTDDQAQQRTTVSELTIGGLIKHVAGTEERWLRFAVGGAEAMRAEGAPEDADAWADQFRMLPGETLDVLLERYRAVAEHTDSLVATLDLDGEQALPAAPWFEPGASWSVRRVLLHVIAETAQHAGHADILRESLDGQKTMG
- a CDS encoding helicase HerA-like domain-containing protein, translating into MTAETEPAALPEPVARIAAGYAFSGPALRLGAVLHEGAAHPGAQVRVPLGVLNRHGLVAGATGTGKTKTLQLIAEQLSAAGVPVFLADVKGDVSGIAAPGEGGEKLTARAAEVGQDWTARGCPAEFFSLGGQGEGTPIRATVTGFGPLLLAKVLELNETQEASLSLVFHYADQHGLELYDLKDLSSVISFLTSPEGKGELKGIGGLSAATAGVILRSLTVLENQGAGAFFGEPEFDTSDLLRTAEDGRGVVSVLELPAVQDRPRLFSTFLMWLLADLYQDLPEVGDLDRPKLVFFFDEAHLLFKGASKSFREAITQTVRLIRSKGVGIFFVTQTPKDVPGDVLAQLGNRVQHALRAFTPDDAKALKATVSTFPKSEYDLAAVLTGLGTGEAVVTVLSEKGAPTPVAATRLRAPESLMGPLPDGQLAAAVTGSALNPRYRDAIDRESAYEKLTAPTPPAAPEPVAVPEPEAAPEPERKREKEEAGLFGSLLSSPALKSFARSAGTQLGREISRSLFGTAKRRR
- a CDS encoding histidine phosphatase family protein, giving the protein MTEQRRVIVLRHAKADWPDVPDELRPLAERGRADAVAAGRWLAAQDLVPDRVLCSTAVRTRQTWELAEPELGGAPELVLEPRAYRAEVGELIDLLRELPPVVRTVLLVGHRPEVQDLVLELTGEWAAGTLERIREKFSTAGVAVLAVPEEWAQLVPGSAELTEYAVPRG
- a CDS encoding DinB family protein, which encodes MTETTVGQYPAATAEGRTGEHTDLLAELGVARHFLRLTTRGLDDEQAGRRTTVSELCLGGLIKHVTSVERLWAAFIVDGPAALPDFNNFTEADYRARADEYRLLPGETLAGVLHAYEVVARATDELVAGLPDLNVAHPLPAAPWFAAGASWSARRTVLHIIAETTQHAGHADIIRESLDGAKSMG
- a CDS encoding YafY family protein, with the translated sequence MADTSARTLRLLTLLQSHRFWPGEELSGRLGVSARTLRRDIDRLRELGYPVEARRGVDGGYQLAAGAALPPLVIDDEEAVALAVGLQAAADGAVEGIAEASVRALAKVVQVMPARLRRRVEALRAVTVPASWRGGAEARIDPDALTAVALACRDTERLRFRYAAADGAGTERHVEPHRLVRLGRRWYLVAYDLTRQDWRTFRLDRLAAPDPTGARFLPRALPAADAAEFVRAGLTGQPRPHQVDVLVDAPAPTVRQRLGSWAEVTPTGPERCRVLMSSDSLDWPAMAIGSLDADFTVVSPPELAALLRSWGERFTRCAAEPDGRAESAR
- a CDS encoding VOC family protein, encoding MAAQPEGTPVWADAMFADLDGAKAFYGEVLGWTFGEASSEFGNYTQALKDGKAVAAVVPPMPGQEGHSAWVLYLASSDVAAAAERVRAAGGTVLMDPMQVGSFGSMAIAQDPAGVVFGLWQGGDHKGFELRDAPGSYGWAEVFTRDTAAANSFFPQVFPYRVQKIVDDNVDYSVYSLDETPALGSMGMGPQVPAQVPPFISVYFVVEDCDAAAARVAKAGGQLVFGPMTSPFGRFASFVDPQGAAFSVIDPNAAEGEQPSMVEVA